A single region of the Lycium barbarum isolate Lr01 chromosome 2, ASM1917538v2, whole genome shotgun sequence genome encodes:
- the LOC132626951 gene encoding small ribosomal subunit protein uS14z/uS14y/uS14x has protein sequence MGHSNIWNAHPKNYGPGSRTCRVCGNPHAIIRKYGLMCCRQCFRSNAKEIGFIKYR, from the exons atgggtcactccAACATATGGAACGCTCACCCTAAGAACTATGGCCCCGGTTCTAGGACCTG CCGTGTGTGTGGCAATCCACATGCAATTATTAGGAAGTATGGACTCATGTGCTGCAGGCAGTGCTTCCGCAGCAATGCAAAGGAAATTGGCTTCATTAAG TACCGCTGA